Proteins found in one Meiothermus cerbereus DSM 11376 genomic segment:
- a CDS encoding Uma2 family endonuclease translates to MASRPLPTNLSPEEYLRFEEHSQTRHEYVDGIVYEMPGESLEHNQIAGNIYAELRKPARALGCKLAIEGVKLWLPQLNRYYYPDVMVLCDPRDTDSHIFRYPCFIAEVISPHTEATDRREKLQAYKSIETLQTYWIVDPSTRSLEVFERRQGWQGLRLEAGSARVGCLNLEVSLEDLFSLA, encoded by the coding sequence ATGGCTTCCAGGCCCCTGCCCACCAACCTCAGCCCGGAGGAATACCTTCGCTTCGAAGAGCATTCCCAGACCCGGCACGAGTATGTGGATGGCATCGTTTACGAGATGCCGGGCGAGTCGCTGGAGCATAACCAGATTGCGGGCAATATTTACGCTGAGTTAAGGAAACCGGCCAGGGCCTTAGGTTGCAAGCTGGCCATCGAGGGCGTCAAGCTCTGGCTGCCCCAGCTCAACCGCTACTACTACCCCGACGTGATGGTGCTGTGTGACCCCCGCGACACCGACAGCCACATCTTCCGGTATCCCTGCTTCATCGCCGAGGTTATCTCACCCCACACCGAGGCCACCGACCGCCGGGAAAAGCTACAAGCTTATAAAAGCATCGAGACCCTGCAAACCTACTGGATCGTAGACCCCAGCACGCGCAGCCTCGAGGTTTTCGAGCGCCGCCAGGGCTGGCAGGGCCTGCGGCTGGAGGCGGGCAGCGCACGGGTGGGGTGCTTGAACCTCGAGGTAAGCCTCGAGGATCTCTTCAGCCTGGCCTGA
- a CDS encoding acyl-CoA dehydrogenase family protein yields the protein MTAQTTDLALEVRAFLQSEILPLEPIFLKHGFKAVLPQLQDVRQKVKAKGWWLPPLHPPHGMGLSLSAFARLSEELGRSPLGHYAFNTQAPDIGNMEVLLKHGTPAQKERFLEPLVQGEVRSSFGMTEPEYPGSNPVWMNTKAVLEGDEWVINGHKWYTTGFEGSSFCIVMCITDPDQPNPYARASQIIVPTDTPGFQQVRKISVMGEAGEDWMSHSEIRLENVRVPQENLLGARGKGFAIAQERLGPGRIHHAMRWIGIAQRSLELMCGYAARRELSPGKPLGSRQAIQHLIAESKAEIHAARLMVLDAAEKVEQQGAEGAKVEISLIKFFVAGVLQRVLDRAIQVHGGLGMSDDLPLSFFYRHERAARIYDGADEVHKSVVARALLKEYGVEVSL from the coding sequence ATGACCGCTCAAACCACAGACCTGGCTTTAGAAGTCCGGGCTTTCCTGCAAAGCGAGATCCTGCCCCTTGAGCCCATTTTCCTCAAACACGGCTTCAAGGCGGTGCTGCCCCAGCTGCAAGACGTGCGGCAGAAGGTAAAGGCTAAGGGCTGGTGGCTGCCCCCGTTGCACCCACCTCATGGCATGGGCCTGAGTCTGAGCGCCTTCGCCCGCTTGAGCGAGGAGCTGGGCCGCAGCCCGCTGGGGCACTATGCCTTCAACACCCAGGCCCCCGACATCGGCAATATGGAGGTGCTGCTCAAACATGGCACGCCGGCGCAAAAAGAGCGCTTTTTAGAGCCGCTGGTGCAGGGCGAGGTTCGCAGCTCCTTTGGCATGACCGAGCCCGAGTACCCTGGCTCCAACCCGGTCTGGATGAACACAAAAGCGGTGCTCGAGGGAGATGAGTGGGTCATCAACGGGCACAAGTGGTACACCACTGGCTTCGAGGGCTCGAGCTTCTGCATCGTAATGTGCATCACCGACCCCGACCAGCCCAACCCCTACGCCCGGGCCAGCCAGATCATCGTGCCCACCGATACCCCCGGCTTTCAGCAGGTGCGCAAAATTTCGGTGATGGGCGAGGCGGGTGAGGACTGGATGAGCCACTCCGAGATTCGGCTTGAAAACGTGCGGGTACCCCAGGAGAACCTGCTGGGTGCGCGGGGCAAAGGATTTGCCATCGCCCAGGAACGGCTGGGGCCGGGGCGCATCCACCACGCTATGCGCTGGATTGGCATCGCCCAGCGCAGCCTCGAGCTGATGTGCGGGTATGCCGCCCGGCGCGAGCTTTCCCCCGGCAAACCCCTGGGTTCGCGCCAGGCCATCCAACATCTGATTGCCGAATCGAAAGCCGAGATTCACGCGGCCCGGCTAATGGTGCTGGACGCTGCCGAGAAGGTGGAGCAGCAGGGGGCCGAGGGGGCTAAAGTGGAAATTTCGCTCATCAAATTCTTTGTGGCGGGCGTTTTGCAAAGGGTGCTGGATCGGGCCATCCAGGTACACGGGGGCCTGGGGATGTCCGACGACCTGCCGCTCTCGTTTTTCTACCGCCACGAGCGGGCCGCTCGCATCTACGACGGGGCTGACGAGGTACACAAAAGCGTGGTGGCCAGGGCGCTGCTCAAGGAGTATGGCGTGGAGGTTTCGCTCTGA
- a CDS encoding phosphotransferase family protein: MTDQPTQIRPGEELDTARLQAYLLEHLPGARGSLEVLQFPSGFSNLTYLLRLGEQELVLRRPPFGANIRTAHDMGREYRILLALKPVYPKVPQPLLYCADENVLGAPFYVMERLHGVILRTQPPAGLTPERMRGVCQAALEALVELHSLDYQKAGLGDLGRPEGYVERQVRGWIERYQKARTDTIPGMERAMEWLTAHMPSESGTALIHNDFKYDNLLLDPADLTRVIAVLDWEMATLGDPLMDLGTTLGYWAQEDDPPGLKRFGLTHLPGNLSRAELVEAYAARTGRDVSNMVFYYVFGLFKVGVIMQQIYARYQKGLTRDERFGVLIHLIGEIGQKIQKAIGTGKL, translated from the coding sequence ATGACCGATCAGCCCACCCAGATTCGGCCCGGTGAAGAACTAGACACCGCCCGGCTGCAAGCCTATCTGTTGGAGCATCTTCCGGGTGCTAGGGGTAGCCTCGAGGTCTTGCAGTTTCCCAGCGGTTTTTCCAACCTGACCTACCTGCTCAGGCTAGGCGAGCAGGAACTGGTGTTGCGCCGCCCGCCCTTTGGGGCCAATATCAGGACCGCCCACGACATGGGGCGCGAGTACCGGATTCTCTTGGCTCTCAAGCCGGTATACCCCAAGGTGCCCCAGCCCTTGCTGTACTGTGCCGACGAAAACGTACTGGGGGCTCCGTTTTATGTGATGGAGCGCCTGCACGGGGTGATTTTGCGCACCCAGCCCCCAGCGGGCCTGACCCCCGAGCGCATGCGGGGGGTTTGCCAGGCGGCCCTCGAGGCCCTGGTCGAGCTGCATAGCCTGGACTATCAGAAAGCGGGCCTGGGGGATCTGGGCAGACCCGAGGGCTACGTGGAGCGGCAGGTGCGGGGCTGGATAGAGCGTTACCAGAAGGCCCGCACCGACACCATCCCCGGCATGGAACGTGCGATGGAATGGCTGACCGCGCACATGCCCTCCGAATCGGGTACAGCCCTCATCCACAACGACTTCAAATACGACAACCTGCTGCTAGACCCCGCCGACCTCACCCGGGTGATTGCCGTGCTGGACTGGGAGATGGCCACCCTGGGCGACCCCCTGATGGATCTGGGCACTACCCTGGGCTACTGGGCGCAGGAGGACGATCCACCGGGCCTTAAACGCTTTGGCCTGACCCACCTGCCGGGCAACCTGAGCCGGGCCGAGCTGGTCGAGGCCTACGCCGCCCGCACAGGTCGCGACGTGTCCAACATGGTGTTTTACTATGTTTTTGGCCTGTTCAAGGTGGGCGTCATCATGCAGCAAATTTACGCCCGCTATCAAAAGGGGCTCACCCGCGATGAACGCTTTGGTGTGCTCATACACCTGATTGGCGAAATCGGGCAGAAGATTCAAAAAGCCATAGGGACGGGAAAGCTCTGA
- a CDS encoding arginase family protein, with protein MRYTELAFTGPATFFKAPYRPLSDNWQADVGLLGLPYDFAVGYRPGARFAPGALREASGRYAPGPEGYFDPQTESYLLRGVTLVDAGDVDPAQLEYQESFRRISDAARTLRQRVKLPVFVGGDHSVTYPILRAYDDLDELHIVQLDAHLDFSDTRNATRYANSSPFRRAVEDVPGLKHITVVGLRGLRTNPEAYYAAKSRGHTLIGSQRVQENLPWVLEQLPKGKKVYISFDADVLNPSIMPATSSPEVEGLTYGEALQVVRRTLEQNQLVGFDFVELAPNLDNSGLGALVGARLLAEVLACWAG; from the coding sequence ATGCGATACACAGAGCTTGCTTTTACCGGCCCAGCCACCTTCTTTAAGGCACCCTACCGGCCCCTTTCAGATAACTGGCAGGCGGATGTGGGGCTTCTGGGCCTTCCCTACGACTTTGCGGTGGGTTATCGCCCTGGAGCCCGTTTCGCTCCTGGTGCGCTGCGGGAGGCATCGGGCCGTTATGCCCCAGGGCCAGAGGGCTACTTCGACCCACAGACCGAAAGCTACCTCTTACGGGGCGTCACCTTGGTAGACGCGGGCGATGTAGACCCCGCCCAGCTGGAGTACCAGGAGTCCTTCCGGCGTATTAGCGATGCTGCCCGCACGCTCCGGCAGCGGGTAAAACTCCCTGTTTTTGTGGGGGGCGACCACTCCGTTACCTACCCAATCCTGCGGGCCTACGACGACCTGGATGAACTCCACATCGTTCAGCTCGACGCCCACCTGGACTTTTCTGATACCCGCAACGCCACCCGCTACGCCAACTCCTCACCTTTTCGCAGGGCAGTAGAGGATGTGCCGGGGCTTAAGCACATCACAGTCGTGGGGTTGCGCGGCCTACGAACCAATCCTGAGGCCTACTATGCTGCCAAATCCAGGGGGCACACCCTTATCGGCAGCCAAAGGGTACAGGAAAACCTGCCCTGGGTACTCGAGCAACTACCCAAAGGTAAGAAGGTCTATATCAGTTTCGATGCCGACGTTCTGAACCCCTCCATCATGCCCGCTACCAGCAGCCCAGAGGTGGAGGGGCTGACCTACGGGGAAGCCTTGCAGGTGGTGCGACGAACGCTCGAGCAAAACCAGCTCGTTGGCTTCGACTTTGTCGAACTCGCACCTAATCTGGATAACAGCGGACTGGGGGCGCTGGTAGGCGCGCGTTTGTTGGCCGAGGTGCTGGCCTGTTGGGCCGGATAG
- the greA gene encoding transcription elongation factor GreA encodes MLDKKPVYLTAEGKARLEQELAYLKTEKVQQIADEMGRAIAEGDLRENAGYDEARRAMWQNNTRIAELEDILSRVQIVESGNGIPSEVQLGVTVELETPTGQRMSVTMVGSHEADVFSGKISNESPLGQALMGKKVGDEVQVKSPKGSQTYVVVELVYA; translated from the coding sequence ATGTTAGACAAAAAACCGGTATACCTTACCGCCGAGGGTAAAGCGCGGCTCGAGCAGGAACTCGCCTATTTGAAAACCGAAAAAGTGCAGCAGATTGCCGATGAGATGGGCCGGGCCATCGCCGAGGGCGACTTGCGTGAAAATGCTGGCTACGATGAAGCGCGGCGGGCCATGTGGCAAAACAACACCCGCATTGCGGAGCTCGAGGATATCCTCAGCCGGGTGCAGATTGTGGAATCGGGCAATGGCATCCCCAGCGAGGTACAGCTCGGCGTAACGGTGGAGCTCGAGACCCCTACGGGCCAGCGCATGAGCGTTACCATGGTCGGAAGCCACGAAGCCGACGTGTTCAGTGGCAAAATTTCCAACGAGTCCCCCTTGGGCCAGGCTTTGATGGGCAAGAAGGTCGGCGATGAGGTGCAGGTCAAGAGCCCCAAAGGTAGCCAGACCTACGTTGTGGTTGAGCTTGTGTACGCCTGA
- the surE gene encoding 5'/3'-nucleotidase SurE, which produces MRILVANDDGIFSPGIKALAFALRELAEVNVVAPDVEQSGVGHSITFRRPLRFKHTASAGFGEIPAYRVDGTPADCVVLGSRLLGWPNLVVSGINIGVNMGLDLTHSGTVAAALEGASLGIPSIAFSLDASGEELHFEEAAQYAVPIARWVMKHGLPEKTLLNVNFPNRTPRGVKITRLSTHRYEDSIVEREDPEGRPYYWVAGKPTAELEEGTDFWAVQQGYISVTPITLDYTNHAFASELEQKFRVRSPKAVHTKRSRKPL; this is translated from the coding sequence ATGCGAATTTTGGTGGCTAACGACGACGGTATCTTTTCTCCCGGAATCAAGGCTCTGGCCTTTGCTTTGCGCGAACTTGCCGAAGTAAACGTGGTGGCTCCCGATGTCGAACAGTCCGGCGTGGGCCACAGCATCACCTTTCGCCGCCCCCTGCGCTTTAAGCACACTGCCTCGGCGGGGTTTGGCGAGATTCCAGCCTACCGCGTAGACGGGACGCCAGCAGACTGTGTGGTGCTGGGCAGTCGCCTGCTGGGCTGGCCCAATTTGGTGGTCTCGGGCATCAACATCGGGGTTAACATGGGCCTCGACCTGACCCACTCGGGTACTGTGGCGGCTGCTCTGGAAGGGGCCTCACTGGGCATTCCCTCGATTGCCTTCAGCCTTGATGCCTCCGGCGAAGAGCTGCATTTTGAAGAGGCCGCCCAGTATGCTGTGCCGATTGCGCGCTGGGTGATGAAGCACGGCTTACCTGAGAAAACCCTGCTCAATGTGAATTTCCCCAATCGAACACCGCGGGGTGTCAAGATAACCCGCCTTTCTACCCACCGCTACGAAGATTCCATTGTCGAACGGGAAGACCCCGAAGGCCGTCCTTACTACTGGGTTGCGGGCAAGCCCACCGCCGAACTGGAAGAAGGCACCGATTTCTGGGCGGTTCAACAGGGCTATATTTCCGTGACCCCCATTACGCTCGACTATACCAACCATGCTTTTGCCAGCGAGCTTGAGCAAAAGTTCAGGGTGCGTAGCCCAAAAGCGGTCCATACCAAACGCAGCCGAAAACCACTTTAG
- a CDS encoding response regulator transcription factor — translation MDQPLILIVEDEKDIARFIELELQAEGYRTEVAYDGITGLSRFRETNPNLVVMDLMLPVMDGLEVARRIRKTSNVPIVILTAKDRVEDKVEGLDAGADDYLVKPFSIEELLARIRAHLRRVTPAITGEIRVSDLIINLEGREVYRAGRRIEFSNKEFELLELLAKSPGKVFSRFEIEEKVWPGYQGGSNVVDVYIGYLRKKLEGTGERRLIHTVRGVGYVLRED, via the coding sequence ATGGATCAACCCCTGATCCTGATCGTCGAAGACGAAAAGGACATCGCCCGCTTTATTGAGCTCGAGCTCCAGGCCGAAGGTTACCGCACCGAGGTGGCCTACGATGGCATCACGGGTCTATCGCGTTTTCGTGAGACCAACCCCAACCTGGTGGTCATGGACTTGATGCTGCCGGTGATGGATGGCCTCGAGGTAGCCCGCCGGATCCGCAAGACCTCCAACGTGCCCATCGTCATCCTTACCGCCAAAGACCGGGTGGAGGACAAGGTAGAGGGGCTGGACGCTGGAGCCGATGACTACCTGGTCAAGCCCTTCAGCATCGAGGAGTTGCTGGCCCGTATCCGCGCCCACCTGCGCCGGGTAACCCCGGCCATTACCGGCGAAATTCGGGTCTCCGACCTGATCATCAACCTCGAGGGCCGCGAGGTCTACCGAGCGGGTCGGCGTATCGAGTTCTCTAACAAAGAGTTCGAGCTTTTAGAGTTACTGGCCAAGAGCCCCGGTAAGGTATTCAGCCGCTTTGAGATAGAAGAAAAGGTCTGGCCCGGCTACCAGGGTGGCTCCAACGTGGTGGATGTTTACATCGGTTACTTGCGCAAGAAGCTCGAGGGAACCGGCGAGCGCCGCCTGATTCATACTGTACGGGGCGTAGGATACGTGCTGCGCGAGGACTAA
- a CDS encoding sensor histidine kinase, producing the protein MTLRTRITLLTLALLAFSLLLIGGSVYGSLQFTLYDNLRRELIETSQTAQRLIREQGNLDGLPLTVYGQALWVPFPNPTPSDILQGAAIPIAKSLAMGDATLTLSEKGLQEVLRSGGFYTQTTLTRPDGTQIPLRMRAERLETEIAGIPQGPQLVILMVGKSTEGIESTLADFARTYTATALLVLIFGGLLAFRLVRQALEPLEWVAKKAEQVSNKPEKLPELEGHNEVTSLVKSLNRMLARLESAWETQGRFLADASHELRTPVTAILGHVNYLLRRTQITEQQRESLEIIKRESERMQKLVGDLLDLSNGGSWKVELGSVHLKTVLNEIEEEYGKSFEGQIEVQAPEHVWVLGDPERLHQVVANLVSNAIKANSTQIRLIVLDLAERVVIRVEDNGEGISKEHLPHLFERFYRVDKARDRERGGSGLGLAIVRSIVEAHGGKVWAESEPGKGSVFSISLKKASAPHPQLA; encoded by the coding sequence ATGACCCTCCGCACCCGCATCACCCTGCTTACGCTGGCCCTGCTGGCTTTTTCGTTGCTGTTGATTGGGGGGTCGGTGTACGGCAGCTTGCAGTTTACCCTATACGACAACCTGCGCCGGGAACTCATCGAAACCTCCCAGACGGCCCAGCGCCTCATCCGCGAACAGGGCAACCTGGACGGCCTGCCGCTTACGGTTTATGGCCAGGCCCTATGGGTGCCGTTCCCCAATCCCACCCCCAGCGATATCCTGCAGGGGGCGGCCATTCCCATCGCAAAATCGCTGGCTATGGGTGACGCCACCCTGACCCTTTCGGAAAAGGGATTGCAGGAGGTATTGCGCTCGGGGGGGTTTTACACCCAGACCACCCTGACCCGCCCGGATGGCACCCAGATTCCCCTGCGAATGCGGGCTGAGCGCCTTGAAACCGAAATCGCTGGAATTCCCCAGGGCCCTCAGCTAGTAATCCTGATGGTGGGCAAGTCCACCGAGGGTATTGAGAGCACCCTGGCCGATTTTGCCCGTACCTACACCGCCACCGCCCTGCTGGTTCTAATTTTTGGCGGCTTATTAGCTTTTCGGTTGGTGCGACAGGCGCTCGAGCCCCTCGAATGGGTGGCTAAAAAAGCCGAACAGGTCAGCAACAAACCCGAAAAGCTACCAGAGCTCGAGGGCCACAACGAGGTAACCTCGTTGGTCAAATCGCTCAACCGCATGCTCGCGCGCCTCGAGAGCGCCTGGGAGACCCAAGGCCGCTTCCTAGCCGATGCTTCCCACGAGCTGCGAACCCCGGTAACGGCCATTTTGGGGCACGTCAACTACCTGCTGCGGCGGACGCAAATTACCGAACAGCAGCGGGAAAGCCTCGAGATCATCAAGCGCGAGTCCGAGCGGATGCAAAAGCTGGTGGGGGATTTGCTCGATCTCTCCAACGGTGGTAGCTGGAAGGTCGAGCTGGGCTCGGTTCACCTGAAGACCGTTTTAAACGAGATCGAGGAGGAGTACGGCAAAAGCTTCGAGGGCCAAATTGAGGTGCAGGCTCCTGAGCACGTCTGGGTACTGGGTGACCCCGAACGGCTGCATCAGGTCGTTGCCAACCTGGTTTCCAACGCTATTAAGGCCAACTCCACCCAGATCAGGCTAATTGTGCTCGACCTGGCTGAGCGGGTGGTGATCCGGGTGGAGGACAACGGCGAGGGCATCAGCAAAGAACACCTCCCTCACCTGTTTGAGCGCTTTTACCGGGTGGATAAAGCCCGCGACCGCGAGCGCGGCGGCAGCGGATTGGGGCTGGCCATTGTGCGCTCGATTGTAGAGGCTCACGGGGGCAAGGTTTGGGCCGAAAGCGAACCGGGCAAAGGCTCAGTTTTTAGCATCTCCCTCAAAAAGGCCTCGGCCCCGCACCCCCAGCTGGCCTGA